A single genomic interval of Chloracidobacterium validum harbors:
- a CDS encoding YtxH domain-containing protein encodes MSESSNKITYFLAGASIGALVALLFAPKSGRELRGDISDATRRGIDYTTENAKALGEKASHLYTSGREKTSELYALSKEKASHLLESGRGLLDEQRDRVAAAIEAGKQAYREKKAEALAIDNKEAADGEPTA; translated from the coding sequence ATGTCTGAAAGCTCGAACAAGATTACCTATTTCCTGGCTGGCGCCAGCATCGGGGCGCTGGTGGCGCTACTGTTCGCGCCAAAGTCGGGGCGTGAGCTGCGCGGCGACATCAGTGACGCGACCCGGCGCGGCATTGACTACACGACGGAAAACGCCAAGGCGCTCGGTGAGAAGGCCTCCCATCTGTACACGAGCGGGCGCGAGAAGACCTCGGAGTTGTATGCCTTGAGCAAAGAAAAAGCATCGCACCTGCTTGAATCCGGGCGCGGGTTGCTCGATGAACAACGCGACCGTGTGGCGGCTGCCATCGAGGCCGGTAAGCAGGCGTACCGCGAAAAGAAAGCCGAAGCCCTGGCGATTGACAACAAGGAAGCTGCCGACGGCGAACCTACGGCGTAG
- the truB gene encoding tRNA pseudouridine(55) synthase TruB: MLSGGLLIDKPPNATSHDVVALVRRFIGIKRVGHTGTLDPFATGLLVLCLGPATRLSRFLTDTSKSYRAVLRFGFATDTQDLTGQPLTPPRATQGLTEDQLQAVAQTFLGKQMQTPPMYSARKIDGVALYQLARAGKVVVRAATPIEVFSFNFLPDAQGRVIRQDQQGAPIVECEVTCSSGTYIRTLAHDIGERIGCGAHLVALRRTAVDGFTVDEALTLEDLQRCVMSGEWSGQVLSPLDLLRGWPRVRLGQPLANRFICGQALDISPDDITPDNRRPFPVAPEVGVAVTDEAGYFLGVGRYDHRTGWLRPQTVMPTAH; this comes from the coding sequence ATGCTTTCTGGAGGTTTGTTAATTGACAAGCCTCCCAATGCCACCTCACATGATGTCGTCGCGCTGGTTCGGCGTTTCATCGGCATCAAGCGTGTCGGTCACACCGGCACACTTGACCCCTTCGCTACCGGCTTACTCGTTCTCTGCCTAGGGCCGGCCACCCGGCTCTCACGGTTTCTGACCGATACCTCAAAAAGCTATCGAGCGGTTCTTCGATTTGGTTTTGCTACGGATACCCAAGACCTGACCGGACAACCGCTCACACCACCGCGCGCCACCCAAGGCCTGACCGAAGACCAGTTGCAAGCCGTCGCGCAGACGTTCCTGGGCAAGCAAATGCAGACACCGCCAATGTATTCGGCCAGAAAAATTGACGGGGTGGCGCTCTATCAACTCGCGCGCGCCGGCAAAGTGGTCGTCCGGGCAGCGACGCCGATTGAAGTGTTTAGTTTCAACTTCTTGCCTGACGCCCAGGGGCGCGTCATTCGGCAGGACCAACAGGGCGCACCCATCGTGGAATGCGAGGTCACATGCTCATCGGGAACGTATATCCGTACCCTTGCGCACGACATTGGCGAACGCATCGGCTGTGGCGCACACTTGGTCGCCCTTCGACGAACAGCCGTAGATGGCTTCACCGTTGACGAGGCACTGACCCTCGAAGACCTGCAACGGTGTGTCATGAGCGGCGAATGGTCGGGACAAGTGCTATCGCCCCTTGATCTCCTGCGGGGCTGGCCGCGCGTCCGACTCGGTCAACCGCTGGCGAACCGGTTTATCTGTGGGCAGGCGCTGGACATCTCGCCAGATGACATTACGCCTGACAACCGCCGCCCATTTCCTGTTGCCCCAGAAGTAGGCGTCGCCGTCACGGATGAAGCCGGATACTTTCTAGGCGTGGGACGCTATGACCACCGGACGGGTTGGCTTCGTCCGCAAACGGTGATGCCCACGGCACATTGA
- a CDS encoding NAD(P)/FAD-dependent oxidoreductase: MTYDLIIVGAGPAGLTAAYAAQQANLAYLVLERGAIAQTVAEYPIGRPLFSTPDEVELIPGTLKPKAGPKPTREEVLTYYTRLATRELRLAIHTYEAVQAIIPTGGGFQVISAKNVYQARRVIVATGGFGRPYRLNARGETPARVSYRFVEAFPFAGQTVLVVGGGNSAAEAALDLCQAGAEVHWSLRRPSLDPRPEDADRVGIKPWVRAPLRECVARGELTIHYATTCVEILPTSARLRCQAGSLLEVPCAHVFALLGAAPDVSLLAAAGVAIAPDERPVYDPETNETSVPGLYVVGHLTRELHMKNATVVPRRVVAAIAQRLTHSSSATG; this comes from the coding sequence ATGACCTATGACCTCATCATCGTTGGCGCTGGACCGGCGGGATTGACAGCCGCCTACGCCGCCCAGCAGGCCAACTTGGCTTATCTGGTTTTGGAGCGGGGGGCGATTGCCCAGACGGTTGCGGAGTACCCAATTGGGCGTCCCTTGTTTTCGACGCCGGATGAAGTCGAACTCATCCCAGGCACGCTCAAACCCAAGGCCGGCCCGAAACCGACCCGCGAAGAAGTCCTGACCTATTACACGCGGCTGGCGACGCGCGAGTTGCGGTTGGCGATTCATACCTATGAAGCCGTCCAGGCCATCATCCCAACCGGCGGAGGCTTTCAGGTCATCTCTGCCAAGAACGTATATCAAGCGCGCCGGGTCATCGTTGCCACTGGTGGATTTGGTCGTCCCTACCGGCTGAACGCGCGTGGTGAAACACCGGCGCGGGTGTCGTACCGATTCGTGGAGGCCTTCCCCTTCGCCGGGCAAACCGTCCTGGTCGTGGGAGGAGGCAACTCAGCCGCCGAAGCCGCACTCGACCTATGCCAAGCTGGCGCAGAGGTTCACTGGTCACTGCGCCGACCATCACTTGACCCACGCCCGGAAGATGCCGACCGCGTTGGCATCAAGCCCTGGGTGCGCGCCCCGCTGCGTGAGTGTGTCGCGCGCGGTGAGCTAACCATTCACTACGCGACGACTTGTGTTGAAATACTGCCTACGTCCGCGCGACTCCGATGCCAAGCTGGAAGCCTTCTGGAAGTCCCCTGCGCCCATGTTTTCGCCCTGCTAGGGGCCGCGCCGGATGTCTCGCTGCTGGCGGCGGCGGGCGTTGCCATCGCCCCCGACGAGCGACCGGTCTATGACCCCGAAACCAATGAAACCAGCGTGCCAGGACTCTACGTTGTCGGGCACCTAACCCGTGAACTTCACATGAAGAATGCCACGGTTGTGCCGCGCCGGGTTGTCGCCGCGATTGCGCAACGACTTACTCATTCAAGCTCGGCAACTGGCTGA
- a CDS encoding M20/M25/M40 family metallo-hydrolase — protein sequence MVRLSRLLRLGFVALLITGLSSLPWARLAEVAPADAAVEANLRRHIGYLASNELAGRLPGTPGAEKAAQYITAQFQRAGLRPLGDRGYRQAFSFVAAVRLGRRNHLTATVATSRLTAVPDTDFRPLGFTANGSAEGDLVFAGYGISAAKDAQYDDYANLDVKDRIVLTLPYSPAGSNPHTKFGPFLSLRYKATTARNNGAAGLLVIAEDDDFGRSQIARLRYDDAFGDAGFPCAVVSRAWAAKLLGVPVADLEKTIAASGQPASKSLAGVRARLQTEVVKERQTGYNLLGWLEGSDPVLSQEVVVIGAHYDHLGLGGPNSLAPREGDVHPGADDNASGTAGLMELAKALGNQTARPKRSLLFIAFSAEEKGLIGSAYFVDHPTTRGKRIVAMINMDMIGRLRENRLTIQGVGTSSVWRSLLTETNQRHALTLSLGESGFGPSDHASFYKRNIPVLFFLTGSHPDYHRPSDTADKINYAGERQVLSFVSDVLRATANLPMPPDFIAPQASDPAERARGGFRVSLGTIPDYAAEIAGVKLSGVREGSPAATAGLQAGDIIVGLAGRDIKSVYDYTYVLQELEPDKEVEVVVERNGRRLTFKLTPMRR from the coding sequence ATGGTGCGCCTTTCACGCTTGCTTCGTTTGGGATTTGTCGCGCTGTTGATCACCGGGCTATCGTCGCTGCCGTGGGCGCGCTTGGCCGAGGTCGCCCCGGCCGATGCGGCTGTTGAAGCCAACCTTCGTCGCCATATCGGCTACTTGGCCTCCAACGAACTTGCCGGACGCCTGCCTGGCACGCCGGGCGCGGAAAAAGCGGCGCAGTACATCACCGCTCAGTTCCAACGCGCTGGACTCCGCCCGCTCGGCGACCGTGGCTACCGTCAAGCGTTCAGCTTCGTGGCGGCCGTTCGCCTGGGGCGGCGCAACCACCTAACGGCAACCGTTGCCACATCGCGCCTCACGGCGGTGCCAGACACCGACTTCCGGCCACTGGGATTCACGGCCAACGGCAGCGCAGAGGGCGATCTGGTCTTTGCCGGGTACGGCATTTCCGCTGCCAAGGACGCCCAGTACGACGATTATGCCAACCTCGATGTGAAAGACCGCATCGTGCTGACGCTTCCCTACAGCCCGGCCGGGTCGAATCCACACACCAAGTTTGGCCCGTTTCTGTCGCTGCGCTACAAGGCAACGACCGCCCGCAACAACGGAGCGGCGGGGCTGCTGGTCATTGCCGAGGATGATGATTTCGGACGTTCCCAAATCGCCCGGCTGCGCTATGACGATGCCTTTGGCGACGCCGGCTTTCCATGCGCTGTCGTGAGCCGCGCCTGGGCCGCCAAGCTGCTCGGCGTCCCGGTCGCCGACCTGGAAAAAACCATTGCGGCCAGCGGTCAGCCGGCGTCCAAATCCCTGGCCGGTGTTCGCGCGCGTCTCCAAACGGAGGTCGTCAAGGAGCGTCAAACCGGGTACAACCTCCTTGGCTGGCTCGAAGGGAGCGATCCCGTTCTGAGCCAGGAAGTGGTGGTGATTGGCGCGCACTACGACCACCTGGGCCTTGGCGGGCCCAACTCACTCGCACCACGGGAGGGCGATGTTCACCCTGGCGCCGATGACAACGCTTCCGGCACGGCCGGACTCATGGAACTCGCCAAGGCGCTGGGCAACCAGACGGCGCGACCCAAGCGCAGCTTGCTGTTCATTGCGTTCTCGGCCGAAGAAAAGGGACTGATCGGTTCAGCGTACTTTGTTGACCATCCCACGACCCGCGGCAAGCGCATCGTGGCCATGATCAACATGGACATGATCGGTCGCCTGCGCGAAAACCGTCTCACCATCCAGGGCGTTGGCACGTCATCGGTTTGGCGATCGCTGTTGACCGAAACCAACCAACGCCACGCGCTCACGTTGTCACTTGGCGAAAGCGGCTTTGGGCCAAGCGACCATGCGTCGTTTTACAAACGAAACATTCCGGTGCTGTTTTTTCTCACTGGCAGCCACCCGGACTACCACCGCCCGTCGGATACGGCCGACAAGATCAACTACGCCGGGGAGCGGCAGGTGCTCAGCTTCGTGAGCGACGTGCTCCGGGCAACGGCCAATCTCCCGATGCCGCCGGACTTCATCGCGCCGCAAGCCAGCGATCCCGCCGAACGCGCGCGGGGTGGCTTCCGGGTTTCCCTCGGGACGATTCCTGACTACGCGGCCGAGATTGCCGGGGTGAAGCTTTCCGGCGTGCGCGAGGGCAGCCCGGCGGCTACGGCTGGGCTGCAAGCCGGTGACATCATCGTGGGGCTGGCCGGACGCGACATCAAGAGTGTGTATGACTACACCTATGTCTTGCAGGAGCTTGAACCGGACAAGGAAGTTGAAGTTGTCGTCGAGCGAAATGGTCGGCGGTTGACGTTCAAGCTTACGCCGATGCGGCGGTAA
- the folK gene encoding 2-amino-4-hydroxy-6-hydroxymethyldihydropteridine diphosphokinase: MARHTFYLGLGSNLGDRQTLLERAIDRLTSRAERWRRAPWYATAPVDYLAQPWFLNTVLEVTTDIAPAEMLTLGLQLEADVGRVRSIPKGARPLDVDVLLCQALDGQFLVSDDPTLTLPHPRLHLRRFVLVPLCDLIPTAEHPHFKQTFAALLAACPDNSPVHAWDASAVDSAANSAAGDQSEA, from the coding sequence GTGGCACGACATACCTTTTACCTTGGCTTGGGCAGTAATCTGGGTGACCGGCAGACGTTGCTGGAACGTGCCATTGATCGCCTGACCAGCCGGGCCGAACGCTGGCGGCGCGCGCCCTGGTACGCCACCGCGCCGGTGGACTATCTGGCGCAGCCGTGGTTTCTCAACACGGTGCTCGAAGTGACAACGGACATCGCGCCCGCCGAGATGCTGACCCTGGGGCTTCAACTCGAAGCCGACGTTGGACGGGTTCGCTCGATTCCAAAGGGAGCGCGGCCGCTCGATGTGGATGTCCTACTATGTCAAGCCCTGGACGGACAGTTTCTGGTTTCGGACGACCCAACGCTGACGCTGCCGCATCCCCGCCTTCACCTGCGACGGTTTGTTCTCGTGCCGTTGTGTGACCTCATCCCAACGGCCGAGCATCCACACTTCAAACAAACCTTCGCGGCATTGCTCGCCGCGTGTCCAGACAACAGCCCGGTTCACGCCTGGGATGCATCCGCAGTTGACTCCGCAGCTAACTCCGCCGCCGGCGACCAGTCGGAGGCGTAG
- a CDS encoding sigma-54-dependent transcriptional regulator, translating into MTVSRADILIVEDKDALRQMWRLTLERAGYGVVEAADVKQARQSLRRQPPTVVLTDLRLPDGTGLDVLRAAKALDPDTPVVVLTAYGSVEEAVAAMKDGAEDFLQKPVDPDHLLLALERLVETRQLRRACILMREEYARRYGFPRMIGDSPALQEVGRRLQQVAPTDATVLLLGESGVGKELFARAIHHLSRRRQEPFVAVNCAAIPETLVENELFGHEKGAFTGADGRQVGKFELARGGTLFLDEIGELPLIVQAKFLRALEARTITRIGGTQEISVDARIVAATNRDLAAAVAAKIFREDLFYRLAVFTLEIPPLRERREDIPALAAHFAEKYGREIRRRKLTLSPAALQALQAYDFPGNIRELENCIERACILCEGTTLEPEDLRLPTATPPTGRRRRS; encoded by the coding sequence ATGACCGTGAGTCGCGCGGATATTCTGATTGTCGAAGATAAGGACGCCCTGCGCCAGATGTGGCGCTTGACACTGGAGCGGGCCGGCTACGGTGTCGTGGAAGCCGCCGATGTCAAGCAGGCTCGCCAATCGCTGCGTCGGCAGCCCCCCACGGTCGTGTTGACCGATCTGCGGCTCCCGGATGGCACCGGATTGGACGTGCTGCGCGCGGCCAAGGCACTCGATCCGGACACGCCGGTTGTCGTGCTGACCGCCTACGGTTCGGTTGAGGAAGCGGTGGCGGCTATGAAGGACGGCGCGGAAGACTTTCTGCAAAAACCAGTTGATCCCGATCACTTGCTGCTGGCGCTGGAGCGCTTGGTTGAGACTCGTCAGCTCCGGCGCGCCTGCATCTTGATGCGCGAGGAGTATGCCCGCCGGTATGGTTTCCCGCGCATGATTGGCGACTCCCCAGCCCTACAGGAGGTCGGGCGGCGTCTCCAGCAGGTCGCGCCAACCGATGCGACCGTGTTGTTGTTAGGCGAGTCCGGCGTTGGCAAGGAACTGTTCGCCCGCGCCATTCACCACCTGAGCCGCCGCCGGCAGGAGCCCTTCGTGGCCGTCAACTGCGCGGCGATTCCCGAAACGCTCGTCGAAAACGAACTTTTCGGCCACGAAAAAGGCGCGTTTACCGGAGCTGACGGCCGCCAGGTCGGCAAGTTCGAGCTGGCGCGCGGCGGCACGCTGTTTCTGGATGAGATTGGCGAGCTACCGCTGATCGTCCAGGCCAAATTTTTGCGTGCGCTGGAAGCCCGGACCATCACGCGCATTGGCGGCACGCAGGAAATCAGCGTTGACGCGCGGATCGTGGCCGCAACCAACCGTGACCTGGCGGCAGCCGTGGCGGCAAAAATCTTCCGCGAGGACTTATTTTACCGGCTGGCGGTCTTTACCCTTGAGATTCCACCCCTGCGTGAGCGGCGCGAGGATATTCCGGCCCTGGCCGCCCATTTTGCCGAAAAGTATGGGCGTGAAATCCGCCGGCGCAAGCTGACGCTTTCACCGGCGGCGCTTCAGGCGCTTCAGGCGTATGACTTTCCGGGCAACATCCGTGAGCTTGAAAACTGCATCGAGCGCGCCTGTATTCTCTGCGAAGGAACAACGCTGGAGCCGGAAGACCTGCGGCTGCCGACGGCTACGCCTCCGACTGGTCGCCGGCGGCGGAGTTAG
- a CDS encoding sensor histidine kinase — MMIHTAPRRSLARDRAGDCRRARLRVGRRIRSGQALAVALVALLTGVCLIGLWMTYALRNAYEREAQHRTQTEARLAAQLIMADVLAQAELPTQLAADRLPPNLTAAVALYDHAGRRHAMASRNDPTGELTLPERLDAGSFRQETGVYVQEAWVMTLPLQKDDGKLMGGLYLSARHRGARLSTALTRLGYELPLWLAVTASGLWLMHALLRTGTSLRPARDARAAPVEFVLESYQEVIDRLQSTGRELERLRSDAEHRAVAQAEFSDRLIASIPDALIVASADGTVVLANLAAQTLFGRSPGVPLDVFFADVPALRDLVVNSLQSSQVCRQSDITATIGGHERTLDASVSPIPGAASVLCLVANITELAALRATAHAKETMTNVGEMAAGIAHEFKNSLATMDGYARLLAQDAPDSPAASALRDEVRHLTQVVSEFLTFARPLRLAAGPVDLMSVVEEVAQALEPESTRRDVTLVLPSALPTVAGDAALLRRALENLLRNALEAIPEDATVREVRIRTEIGQGEVTLLVEDSGRGFPPEVASNLFVPFFTTKKQGHGLGLAIVRKIVVGHNGRIEARNLPGGGAQFRVSLPLYLSAEA; from the coding sequence ATGATGATCCATACAGCGCCCCGACGCTCATTGGCCCGTGACCGGGCAGGTGACTGTCGCCGCGCGCGCCTTCGCGTCGGACGGCGCATCCGGTCTGGCCAGGCCCTGGCCGTGGCGCTCGTGGCCCTGCTCACCGGGGTTTGTCTGATCGGGCTGTGGATGACATACGCGCTGCGGAACGCTTATGAGCGTGAGGCGCAGCACCGTACCCAGACCGAAGCGCGGTTGGCTGCCCAACTGATTATGGCCGACGTGCTGGCGCAAGCCGAGCTGCCGACACAGCTTGCCGCAGACCGGCTTCCGCCAAATCTGACGGCCGCCGTTGCGTTGTATGACCACGCCGGGCGACGGCACGCCATGGCGTCGCGCAATGACCCAACCGGCGAACTGACCTTGCCGGAGCGGCTTGATGCAGGCAGCTTCCGCCAGGAAACCGGCGTGTATGTCCAGGAGGCCTGGGTCATGACACTCCCCTTGCAAAAAGACGATGGGAAGCTGATGGGGGGCCTCTACCTGAGCGCCCGCCACCGTGGGGCGCGCCTCTCGACGGCCCTGACCCGCCTTGGCTACGAACTGCCGTTGTGGCTAGCCGTGACGGCGTCCGGCCTATGGCTCATGCATGCCTTGTTACGGACTGGCACTTCGCTTCGACCGGCCCGCGATGCACGGGCCGCGCCGGTCGAGTTCGTTCTGGAAAGTTACCAGGAGGTCATTGATCGCCTCCAATCCACGGGGCGCGAGCTTGAACGCCTACGCAGCGACGCCGAGCACCGGGCCGTTGCCCAGGCTGAGTTCAGCGACCGGCTGATTGCCAGCATTCCCGATGCGCTCATCGTGGCGTCGGCGGATGGTACGGTCGTGCTTGCCAATCTGGCGGCGCAAACCTTGTTTGGACGGTCGCCGGGCGTCCCCCTCGACGTGTTTTTTGCCGATGTTCCGGCGCTCAGGGATTTGGTCGTGAATAGTTTGCAGAGCAGCCAAGTTTGCCGCCAGTCTGACATCACCGCCACGATTGGCGGACATGAGCGAACGCTCGACGCGAGCGTTTCGCCGATCCCAGGCGCGGCAAGCGTCTTATGTCTGGTTGCCAACATCACCGAACTGGCCGCGCTGCGCGCCACGGCGCATGCCAAGGAAACCATGACGAATGTCGGTGAAATGGCAGCGGGGATCGCGCACGAGTTCAAAAACTCACTGGCGACGATGGATGGCTATGCGCGATTGCTTGCCCAGGACGCGCCCGACAGTCCAGCGGCGTCCGCGCTCCGGGATGAAGTGCGACATTTGACGCAGGTCGTGTCGGAGTTTCTGACCTTTGCCCGTCCCCTGCGGCTGGCTGCCGGCCCCGTTGACCTGATGAGCGTGGTTGAAGAAGTCGCACAGGCGCTCGAACCGGAGTCCACCCGGCGTGACGTGACGCTGGTATTGCCATCGGCACTGCCAACCGTTGCCGGGGACGCGGCTTTGCTGCGACGCGCGCTTGAGAACTTGCTGCGCAATGCCCTGGAAGCCATTCCTGAAGACGCCACCGTGCGAGAGGTTCGGATACGGACTGAGATCGGCCAGGGAGAGGTGACACTGTTGGTTGAGGATTCCGGTCGTGGCTTTCCCCCAGAGGTCGCTTCAAATCTGTTCGTCCCGTTTTTCACGACCAAAAAACAAGGACACGGCTTGGGGTTGGCCATTGTTCGGAAGATTGTTGTCGGTCACAATGGGCGCATCGAAGCCCGAAACCTTCCCGGTGGCGGCGCGCAGTTTCGGGTGTCGCTGCCTTTGTACCTGAGTGCCGAAGCGTGA